GACGATGCGCTTGGCGATGTAGACCGAGCAATCCTCGTGGAAAGCGCCGTGATTGCGGAAGGAATGCAGGAAGAGCTTTAGCGACTTCGATTCCACCAGCCATTCGCCCGGAATGTAATCGATGACGATATGGGCAAAATCCGGCTGCCCGGTCATCGGGCAGAGCGAGGTGAATTCCGGCGCAGTGAAGCGCACGACATAGTCGATGCCCGCATGGTTGGACGGCACTTTTTCAAGCACCGCCTCCTCAGGCGATTGCGCGGTTTCGGTTTGCTGGCCCAGCATCGACAGGCTGGAAACATCTGTATTCGGCATCATGCCTCCTTGACGACTTTGACGCGGATGCCGTGAGCCTTTTCG
This Rhizobium brockwellii DNA region includes the following protein-coding sequences:
- the queF gene encoding preQ(1) synthase, which gives rise to MPNTDVSSLSMLGQQTETAQSPEEAVLEKVPSNHAGIDYVVRFTAPEFTSLCPMTGQPDFAHIVIDYIPGEWLVESKSLKLFLHSFRNHGAFHEDCSVYIAKRIVELLDPRWLRIGAYWYPRGGIPIDVFWQTGKPPEGVWLPEQGVATYRGRG